One Paraburkholderia sp. IMGN_8 DNA window includes the following coding sequences:
- a CDS encoding SH3 domain-containing protein — translation MPVEPMPAAVLSRLATVLPAARRAARRTAHANVRRALYAAALCTALAACSNPAPTHEAHAPAEPIALFPIAHYDQNVDHWLEPDSPGYDQPFLSPADQQAHFKALYARYFGTGTTAPSPWNSAYVSMRVYRQQGADIAALQQRRIVKFDNTGKTGTDIGYGENYRPHDKAWIDAIAQNMDIGQFEQAPVYKPERRAIATGNLMVRELPTIDPSFYDHRLAGEGYPFDNLQISAARPGTPLYVLGSSVDGAWAYVQTPDVQGWVRSDGVGMTDDTFVDTWRAATRKSLGAVTVASAPVRDSHGVFRFGAPAGTLLPLAPENAARPAGKTANANSIATENAGQPASRKLFVPARDVEGHAIIRTAQLSEAQIAPIPLAATPRHLAMLMKTLIGRPYGWGNSGLYNDCSSELQSIFAVFGVWLPRHSSTQMSAGRMIDLSASTPAQRLDYLAQHGEPLRTLIYIGGHVMLYIGNTTRNGVAVPVVYQDVWGLRPADNGRRAVIGGSVILPLFEHIPEDAALQSLAATPTFQISILGAPGSGAATPPDDDNPAG, via the coding sequence ATGCCCGTCGAACCCATGCCTGCCGCCGTCCTGTCCCGCCTTGCCACCGTGTTGCCGGCCGCCCGCCGCGCCGCACGGCGTACCGCCCATGCCAACGTGCGGCGCGCCCTCTACGCCGCCGCGCTGTGCACAGCCCTCGCGGCCTGCAGCAATCCCGCGCCGACCCACGAGGCACACGCGCCAGCCGAACCCATCGCGCTGTTCCCGATCGCCCATTACGACCAGAACGTCGATCACTGGCTCGAACCGGACAGTCCCGGTTACGACCAGCCGTTCCTGAGTCCCGCCGATCAGCAGGCGCATTTCAAGGCGCTCTACGCACGCTACTTCGGCACCGGCACGACTGCGCCGTCGCCATGGAATTCCGCTTATGTGAGCATGCGTGTCTATCGCCAGCAAGGCGCCGACATTGCCGCGCTGCAGCAGCGTCGGATCGTCAAGTTCGACAACACCGGCAAGACCGGCACGGACATCGGCTACGGCGAGAATTACCGGCCTCACGACAAGGCGTGGATCGACGCGATTGCGCAAAACATGGACATCGGCCAGTTCGAGCAGGCGCCCGTCTATAAGCCTGAGCGCCGCGCGATCGCCACCGGCAATCTGATGGTGCGCGAACTGCCGACCATAGACCCGTCGTTCTACGACCACCGTCTGGCCGGCGAAGGCTATCCGTTCGACAACCTGCAAATCTCGGCGGCGCGCCCGGGCACGCCGCTGTATGTGCTGGGCAGCAGCGTCGACGGTGCGTGGGCATACGTGCAGACGCCCGACGTGCAGGGCTGGGTCCGCAGCGACGGCGTCGGCATGACCGACGACACCTTTGTCGACACGTGGCGCGCGGCCACCCGTAAATCGCTGGGCGCGGTGACGGTCGCCTCGGCACCGGTGCGCGACAGCCACGGCGTATTCCGCTTCGGCGCGCCGGCCGGCACGCTACTGCCGCTCGCGCCTGAAAACGCCGCGCGACCCGCCGGTAAAACCGCAAACGCGAACTCAATCGCCACCGAAAATGCCGGCCAGCCCGCCTCCCGCAAGCTCTTCGTCCCTGCTCGCGACGTGGAAGGCCACGCAATTATCCGCACTGCCCAGTTGAGCGAAGCACAGATCGCCCCGATACCGCTCGCCGCCACGCCGCGTCATCTGGCGATGCTGATGAAGACGCTGATCGGGCGGCCGTATGGCTGGGGCAATAGCGGGCTCTACAACGACTGTTCGTCGGAACTCCAAAGCATTTTCGCGGTGTTCGGCGTGTGGCTGCCGCGCCATTCGTCCACGCAGATGAGCGCCGGACGCATGATCGATCTGTCCGCGTCGACGCCGGCGCAACGGCTCGACTATCTCGCACAGCACGGCGAACCGTTGCGCACGCTGATCTACATCGGCGGCCATGTGATGCTGTACATCGGCAACACCACCCGCAACGGCGTCGCGGTCCCGGTCGTCTATCAGGACGTGTGGGGCTTACGCCCGGCCGACAACGGCCGGCGCGCGGTGATCGGCGGCTCGGTGATTCTGCCGCTGTTCGAACACATCCCGGAAGACGCTGCGCTGCAATCGCTGGCAGCGACCCCGACGTTCCAGATCAGCATCCTCGGCGCGCCCGGCAGTGGCGCAGCGACCCCGCCGGACGACGACAACCCGGCCGGCTAA
- a CDS encoding VOC family protein: MQKIAPCLWFDGKAEEAARFYTSVFSSSRITTTMHHSDAGPGPKGSVLAVTFELEGQEFIALNGGPGFTFTPAISLFVHCGSQREIDGYWSKLSDGGTPQQCGWIQDKFGVSWQIVPDVLGQMLRDPDAAKAKRVMEAMMKMVKLDIALLEQAYRGG; this comes from the coding sequence ATGCAAAAGATTGCGCCATGCCTGTGGTTCGACGGTAAAGCGGAAGAAGCCGCCCGCTTCTATACCTCGGTGTTTTCCAGTTCGCGCATCACCACCACGATGCATCACTCGGACGCCGGACCCGGACCGAAAGGCAGCGTGCTTGCCGTCACATTCGAGCTCGAAGGCCAGGAGTTCATAGCTTTGAACGGCGGCCCGGGCTTCACCTTCACGCCGGCCATTTCGCTATTCGTGCACTGCGGCTCACAGAGGGAGATCGACGGCTATTGGTCGAAGCTCTCCGACGGCGGCACGCCGCAGCAATGCGGCTGGATTCAGGACAAGTTCGGCGTCTCCTGGCAAATCGTGCCCGATGTGTTGGGCCAGATGCTGCGGGACCCGGATGCCGCCAAAGCGAAGCGCGTGATGGAAGCCATGATGAAAATGGTCAAGCTCGACATCGCCTTGCTCGAGCAGGCTTATCGCGGGGGATAA
- a CDS encoding VOC family protein: protein MSSPTVKPIPDGMHSLTPYLICANAADAIAFYVKAFNAVEQVRLPGPDGKVMHASLKIGDSVLMLTDEWPEHRSFGPKTLKGSPVTIHLYVEDVDASFKQAVEAGATVTMPVSDMFWGDRYGQIQDPFGHNWSLATHKRDLTPEQIQQGMLDMNKAC, encoded by the coding sequence ATGTCCAGCCCCACTGTCAAACCGATCCCTGACGGGATGCACTCGCTTACCCCGTATCTGATTTGTGCCAACGCCGCGGACGCCATCGCGTTCTACGTCAAGGCTTTCAATGCTGTCGAGCAAGTCCGCCTGCCCGGCCCGGACGGCAAGGTCATGCACGCCTCGCTGAAAATCGGCGACTCCGTGCTGATGCTGACCGACGAATGGCCCGAGCATCGCAGCTTCGGTCCGAAAACGCTGAAAGGCTCGCCGGTGACGATTCATCTATACGTCGAAGATGTCGACGCCAGTTTCAAACAGGCCGTCGAAGCCGGCGCGACCGTGACGATGCCCGTCAGCGACATGTTCTGGGGCGACCGCTACGGCCAGATCCAGGATCCGTTCGGCCACAACTGGTCGCTCGCGACGCATAAACGCGATCTGACGCCGGAACAGATTCAGCAAGGCATGCTCGACATGAACAAGGCATGCTAG